The Candidatus Poribacteria bacterium genome contains a region encoding:
- a CDS encoding ParB/Srx family N-terminal domain-containing protein, which yields MRITTELQYATLDDLYLDAKNPRIGRHQTDANLSQEEILGMMGNWDLDELAMSYLENGFWRHEALLVVKEESDGEQRFVVVDGNRRVAALIYLRHAINGKEIFKGWAPLVENKSVPEKLFEKIPYIQIHSRQEVESFQAFHHGVTGIKQWFPTQKSEYIAKLIDEQGMSYEDVNRMIGSSISRVRYHYISYRLLRQMEDVLEGFSAADAEFRFITMSFSIQTLGVQKYLGFDIFAEPDDAKTPVPKHRLGALANFARWLFGTQQHPPLLTGSRNAADFGRLLENPQAVQYLENNKQARFDVAWQLAYGDEEIIQLIDEAHNKIVISLSHIHHYKDSPEVQRAVEKLAINSKELLSQFPSIRADLLEDN from the coding sequence ATGAGAATAACAACGGAACTTCAATATGCGACACTTGATGATCTTTATCTTGATGCGAAGAATCCCAGAATCGGTCGTCATCAAACAGATGCTAATCTTTCTCAGGAAGAGATCCTTGGAATGATGGGCAATTGGGATCTTGATGAACTTGCTATGTCTTACTTGGAGAACGGTTTTTGGAGACATGAGGCGTTATTGGTCGTCAAAGAAGAATCGGATGGAGAACAACGATTTGTTGTCGTAGATGGTAATCGGCGCGTCGCTGCCCTAATCTATCTTCGTCACGCCATTAACGGGAAAGAGATTTTCAAAGGATGGGCTCCACTTGTTGAAAACAAGAGTGTTCCCGAAAAACTTTTTGAGAAAATACCGTACATACAGATTCATTCTCGTCAGGAAGTTGAATCGTTCCAAGCGTTTCATCATGGTGTTACTGGCATCAAACAATGGTTTCCAACACAAAAATCGGAATATATCGCCAAATTGATTGATGAACAAGGTATGAGTTATGAAGATGTGAACCGAATGATTGGAAGCAGCATTTCCAGGGTTCGATATCACTATATATCCTATCGGCTTCTGCGGCAAATGGAGGACGTTTTAGAGGGTTTTTCTGCCGCAGACGCTGAATTTAGATTCATCACTATGTCTTTTTCCATCCAAACGTTAGGAGTTCAAAAGTATCTGGGGTTTGACATCTTTGCCGAGCCAGATGACGCAAAAACGCCAGTTCCCAAACACCGTTTGGGTGCACTCGCGAATTTTGCGCGATGGTTATTTGGTACTCAACAGCATCCACCGCTTTTGACCGGTTCACGAAACGCTGCTGACTTCGGCAGGCTTCTTGAAAATCCTCAGGCCGTTCAATACCTCGAAAATAATAAGCAGGCGCGTTTTGATGTTGCTTGGCAATTAGCATATGGTGATGAAGAAATCATTCAGTTAATCGATGAGGCACATAATAAGATTGTAATTTCCTTGAGTCACATCCATCATTATAAAGACTCTCCGGAGGTGCAACGCGCTGTTGAAAAGCTTGCTATCAACTCCAAGGAATTGCTTAGCCAGTTTCCAAGTATTCGCGCCGACCTCTTAGAGGATAACTGA
- a CDS encoding PD-(D/E)XK nuclease family transposase yields the protein MAQVVPLRYDTAFKKAFGQPEIFCQFAEDVLGIKFHTDEVHRGYKFLEPIGQVDIEYDLFAEDPESRIVVEIQHVKEGHFYDRFLYYHLINLVEQVKNSKAYQFDRTVYTIVVLTSPYSENEIDFSVAITDFNPVNEFNRKVNVYPHQLVFVVPRMVNDKTPSGIKVWLELVLDSLDGEIDESHYNSPIFERVIDAVKLDNISPAERRVLKDEESWEDTLIDEHNRGRQKEKEAITRSLIREGISTEVITRTTGLTAAEIEKLRQS from the coding sequence ATGGCTCAAGTTGTTCCCTTACGATACGACACCGCTTTTAAGAAAGCGTTCGGTCAACCCGAGATCTTCTGTCAATTTGCTGAGGATGTCTTAGGTATCAAATTCCATACCGATGAGGTACATCGCGGCTACAAATTCCTTGAACCCATTGGGCAGGTTGATATTGAATACGATTTGTTTGCTGAGGATCCGGAATCTCGTATTGTGGTTGAGATACAACACGTCAAAGAAGGCCACTTCTATGATCGTTTCCTATATTATCATCTCATCAACCTCGTCGAACAGGTGAAGAACAGCAAGGCGTATCAGTTTGACCGGACAGTTTACACAATTGTTGTCCTAACGAGTCCTTACAGCGAGAACGAAATAGACTTTAGTGTTGCTATCACAGATTTCAATCCTGTCAACGAATTTAACCGTAAAGTCAATGTCTATCCGCATCAACTTGTGTTTGTGGTACCGCGTATGGTCAACGATAAGACCCCGTCTGGCATCAAAGTGTGGTTGGAACTCGTTTTGGATTCCCTGGATGGCGAGATAGACGAGAGCCACTACAACTCCCCAATTTTCGAGAGGGTGATTGATGCGGTTAAACTTGATAACATCTCGCCAGCGGAGCGCAGGGTACTCAAAGATGAAGAGTCTTGGGAAGACACGCTAATAGATGAACATAATCGAGGAAGGCAGAAAGAAAAGGAAGCGATTACCCGTTCACTGATCCGTGAAGGCATAAGCACCGAAGTTATTACACGAACAACGGGTCTCACAGCAGCAGAAATCGAAAAACTGAGGCAATCCTAA
- a CDS encoding thiamine pyrophosphate-binding protein — protein MFNRPPTIGEYLIRKLESYDIEHIFGIPGDYVLRFYDLIEKSSIRHIGMTREDAAGYAADAYARTKGMGAVCVTYCVGGLSTVNAVAGAYAEKSPVVVISGAPGIRERGKDALLHHKVRDFHTQQHIYDEITVATALLDEPFTAFNEIDRVLDAVYRYKRPGYLELPRDMVDVRGTLYQRPSTGGHLSDPDTLDAAVEEAIDFINQSKKPVVLAGVEVHRFGYQNKLIRFVEEKRIPVVATLLGKSVMPESHPLYLGIYEGAMGREEVRQFVEDSDCVIILGAFMTDVNLGIYTANLDRARSIYATSEKITVRYHSYEEVMFDDFIDGIHSPKLRKRRKPNLEWAHRDSKPFVVEPDARLTVRRLFRHLNEFISEGLVVIADVGDSLFGAVELRMSQNTDFISPAYYTSMGFAVPASIGAQLSMPNTRPLVIVGDGAFQMTGTELSTTLRYGLNPIILLLNNHGYGTERHLLEGPFNDIGCWNYSSIPALFSAGRGIHVRTEGEFEAAIKTALAETQHFTLIEAELEKLDTSPALARLAERMSGTV, from the coding sequence ATGTTTAACAGACCTCCAACCATCGGCGAATACTTAATCAGAAAACTCGAAAGTTACGATATTGAACACATTTTCGGTATCCCCGGCGACTATGTGCTGCGGTTCTATGACCTCATAGAAAAAAGTTCAATTCGGCATATCGGTATGACCCGTGAGGACGCAGCAGGATATGCCGCCGATGCCTACGCACGCACAAAAGGCATGGGCGCAGTCTGTGTCACCTATTGTGTCGGTGGGTTATCAACGGTGAATGCTGTCGCGGGTGCTTACGCCGAAAAATCACCTGTCGTCGTTATTAGCGGTGCGCCGGGTATCAGAGAACGCGGGAAGGATGCACTCCTACACCATAAAGTCAGGGACTTCCATACACAGCAACATATCTATGACGAGATTACCGTCGCGACTGCACTGCTGGATGAACCTTTTACGGCTTTCAACGAAATTGATCGGGTGCTGGATGCAGTGTATCGCTATAAACGCCCTGGTTACTTGGAACTCCCGCGCGATATGGTGGATGTCCGCGGCACGCTCTACCAACGTCCCTCAACGGGTGGACATCTCAGTGACCCGGACACATTAGATGCCGCTGTTGAGGAGGCTATTGATTTCATTAATCAGAGTAAAAAACCGGTGGTGCTCGCGGGCGTAGAGGTACACAGATTCGGCTATCAAAACAAATTGATCCGCTTTGTAGAAGAGAAACGTATTCCTGTGGTGGCAACGCTCCTCGGAAAATCGGTGATGCCGGAATCACATCCGCTTTACTTAGGTATCTATGAAGGTGCGATGGGGCGGGAAGAAGTTAGACAATTTGTTGAAGATTCGGATTGTGTTATCATCCTCGGTGCGTTCATGACAGACGTGAATCTTGGGATTTACACTGCCAACCTGGACCGGGCGCGCTCGATTTATGCTACGTCGGAAAAAATCACAGTTCGCTATCACTCTTATGAAGAGGTGATGTTTGATGATTTTATTGACGGCATCCATTCGCCGAAACTCCGAAAGCGGCGGAAACCGAATTTGGAATGGGCACACCGAGATTCAAAGCCGTTTGTTGTCGAGCCTGACGCACGTCTAACGGTTCGCCGTCTGTTCCGACACCTCAACGAATTTATTAGCGAGGGATTGGTCGTTATTGCGGATGTTGGCGATAGTCTCTTCGGGGCTGTGGAATTGCGAATGTCTCAAAACACGGATTTTATCAGTCCTGCCTACTATACCTCAATGGGATTTGCCGTACCAGCATCGATCGGCGCGCAACTCAGTATGCCGAATACACGTCCCCTTGTTATCGTCGGCGATGGTGCTTTCCAGATGACCGGCACCGAACTCTCAACAACCCTGCGTTACGGGCTTAATCCAATTATCCTTCTTTTAAACAACCACGGATATGGCACGGAACGGCATCTGCTTGAAGGACCGTTTAACGATATCGGGTGTTGGAACTATAGCAGCATACCTGCACTCTTTAGTGCAGGGCGCGGCATTCATGTCCGAACGGAAGGTGAGTTTGAAGCTGCCATCAAAACCGCACTCGCTGAGACGCAACACTTTACACTGATCGAGGCAGAACTCGAAAAGTTGGATACGTCGCCTGCACTTGCTCGGTTAGCGGAACGGATGTCCGGCACAGTTTGA
- a CDS encoding sugar phosphate isomerase/epimerase, protein MHVGLMEGTIRRETLTENLDAVVEHGVHHLQYHVPASGPSVADIREEMDARQITISALSGTYNMIDPDVEKRHAGLRMLRSVAEKCAPMQTSVITLCTGSRDPQSMWRAHPDNNTPEAWRDLVESMQQALAVAEEYDVVLALEPEVANVIDSAQKARRLLDEMQSPYLKVCMDGANIFHKGELPKMREILDEAFALLGGDIALAHAKDLDRDGQAGHLAAGTGLLDYDQYLGLLKENGYDGAVVLHGLSEAQVPFCTNFLREKIAAL, encoded by the coding sequence ATGCACGTTGGACTCATGGAAGGAACGATTCGCCGAGAAACACTCACCGAGAATCTTGATGCCGTTGTGGAACACGGTGTCCATCATCTACAGTATCATGTGCCAGCATCGGGACCCTCGGTCGCCGATATCCGCGAAGAGATGGACGCTCGACAGATTACAATTTCCGCACTTTCAGGCACTTATAACATGATTGATCCAGATGTTGAGAAACGCCACGCCGGGTTGCGGATGTTGCGTTCTGTCGCAGAGAAATGCGCGCCGATGCAGACATCGGTCATTACGCTCTGCACCGGTTCTCGTGACCCGCAGAGCATGTGGCGCGCACATCCTGATAATAACACGCCAGAAGCGTGGCGCGATCTCGTTGAATCTATGCAACAGGCGTTAGCAGTAGCGGAGGAATACGACGTAGTGCTTGCGCTTGAACCTGAAGTGGCAAACGTGATTGACTCTGCACAAAAAGCGCGTCGTTTGCTTGACGAGATGCAATCCCCTTACTTGAAGGTGTGTATGGACGGCGCGAATATCTTCCACAAAGGTGAGCTCCCAAAGATGCGTGAAATCCTTGATGAAGCGTTCGCACTCCTCGGCGGAGACATCGCGCTTGCACACGCCAAAGACTTGGATCGGGACGGTCAGGCGGGACACCTCGCCGCGGGGACAGGGCTGCTGGACTACGATCAATATCTCGGTTTGCTAAAGGAGAACGGTTATGATGGCGCAGTCGTACTGCATGGACTGTCGGAAGCGCAAGTGCCTTTTTGTACGAACTTCTTGCGTGAGAAAATCGCTGCGCTGTAG
- a CDS encoding sugar phosphate isomerase/epimerase — protein sequence MARVPIGLELFSVRNELAEDARGTIKAVAEMGYEGVEFAGPPQHPAEELKGYLDEFGLVCCGWHTPFNLVQEDTLAETIEFNKVLENRYIIVPGIPGELRQSRADWLKLADTFNEIADKLAEHDMVTGYHNHHVEFTPLDGEQPWDTFFGNTNDGVVMQLDMGNALSGGADLVGILERYPGRAGTVHLKPYDESIGETDRHAGFRPIIGEDSVQWDEIFRICETTGGTEWYIVEYESDAYPPLEAVERCLTALKEMGK from the coding sequence ATGGCAAGAGTACCGATTGGTTTAGAACTGTTTTCTGTCCGAAATGAGTTGGCGGAGGATGCCCGCGGCACGATAAAAGCGGTCGCAGAGATGGGTTACGAAGGCGTTGAATTCGCCGGTCCCCCGCAACACCCTGCTGAAGAATTGAAAGGCTATCTTGACGAGTTCGGCTTGGTCTGCTGTGGGTGGCATACACCGTTCAACCTCGTCCAAGAAGACACCCTCGCCGAAACGATTGAATTCAATAAAGTTTTGGAGAACCGTTATATTATCGTTCCGGGGATACCGGGCGAACTGCGTCAATCGCGGGCAGATTGGTTGAAGTTAGCCGATACGTTCAATGAAATCGCCGATAAACTCGCCGAACACGATATGGTGACAGGTTACCATAACCATCACGTCGAATTTACGCCGCTCGATGGTGAGCAACCGTGGGATACCTTCTTCGGGAATACGAATGACGGCGTTGTGATGCAGCTGGATATGGGCAACGCGTTGTCTGGTGGCGCCGATCTCGTCGGTATTCTGGAGAGATACCCGGGACGCGCTGGCACAGTCCATCTCAAGCCGTATGACGAATCAATAGGTGAAACGGACAGACACGCCGGTTTCCGCCCTATTATCGGTGAAGACAGTGTGCAGTGGGACGAGATCTTCCGAATCTGCGAAACAACTGGTGGCACGGAATGGTACATCGTTGAATATGAAAGCGATGCCTACCCGCCACTTGAGGCTGTCGAACGTTGTCTAACTGCACTCAAGGAAATGGGTAAATAG
- a CDS encoding TIM barrel protein, producing MRTYCASTLPFSAFPLTAFVTELSEGGVSAIELAQPHFSDVEAETIDTLREETGLNFKSMLSTVRVDAPDGLEALISILDTAQRLSVPIVSIASGGNEDATTREIDTIIDHLKTVTAEAETRNLTLVLYAHEGSLAYNLERTQQILNAIPSENFGFYYSPYHFQRAGDDPVIALRTLSERLVSVYFNCGVDSQTGSEPFWAPEMDFPAICQEIDRVGYTEEIMLIYLGLNAETPQPIVEGVLNARAKLETYF from the coding sequence ATGAGAACCTATTGTGCAAGTACCCTTCCATTTTCCGCTTTTCCTTTGACGGCATTTGTGACCGAGTTATCCGAAGGCGGTGTATCCGCTATTGAACTCGCGCAACCCCATTTTTCGGATGTGGAAGCCGAAACTATTGACACACTTCGAGAAGAGACTGGGCTCAATTTCAAATCCATGCTGAGCACGGTCCGGGTTGACGCGCCAGATGGTCTTGAAGCGTTAATCTCAATTCTCGACACTGCCCAAAGGCTTTCCGTTCCAATCGTCAGCATCGCGAGTGGTGGCAATGAAGATGCCACCACTCGTGAGATTGACACGATTATTGATCATCTCAAAACGGTCACTGCGGAAGCGGAAACCCGCAATTTGACCCTTGTCCTCTATGCGCACGAGGGAAGTCTCGCCTATAACCTTGAACGCACGCAGCAGATACTCAACGCGATCCCTTCCGAAAATTTTGGCTTTTACTACAGCCCGTATCACTTCCAGCGCGCCGGAGACGATCCTGTTATTGCCTTACGTACGTTGTCAGAACGACTGGTTAGCGTCTATTTCAACTGCGGTGTCGATTCGCAAACAGGCAGCGAACCGTTCTGGGCACCGGAGATGGATTTTCCTGCTATCTGTCAGGAAATAGACCGGGTCGGCTACACCGAAGAAATCATGCTGATCTATTTAGGATTGAACGCGGAGACACCACAACCGATTGTTGAAGGTGTCTTGAACGCTCGCGCGAAGTTAGAAACCTACTTTTAA